A genomic segment from Treponema sp. Marseille-Q3903 encodes:
- a CDS encoding (2Fe-2S)-binding protein, with the protein MKIPVTLNGTKIILNAHADESLMKVLHKNNCLSVKGGCSNGFCGACTVLLNGKPVASCKIPAGLVKDDKIETLELFKTTEDYKLIMEGFSKAGIKLCGYCNAGKVFSAYQIIKLNKIPTRQEITDSVKNLSPCCIDIETLVNGIIYAIQLSSRRLKRSGEKEV; encoded by the coding sequence ATGAAAATACCTGTAACATTAAACGGGACAAAAATAATTTTAAATGCTCATGCAGATGAATCATTGATGAAAGTTCTCCATAAAAACAACTGTCTTTCTGTAAAAGGTGGCTGTAGCAACGGATTTTGTGGAGCATGTACTGTTCTCTTAAATGGAAAACCTGTTGCCTCTTGCAAAATCCCTGCCGGGCTTGTAAAAGACGACAAAATTGAAACACTCGAACTTTTTAAGACAACGGAAGATTACAAGCTCATCATGGAAGGTTTTTCGAAAGCCGGCATTAAGCTGTGCGGTTACTGCAATGCAGGAAAAGTCTTTTCTGCTTATCAGATAATAAAATTAAACAAAATTCCGACTCGGCAGGAAATAACTGATTCCGTAAAAAATCTTTCACCTTGCTGCATAGACATTGAAACCCTTGTAAACGGAATTATTTATGCAATTCAACTTTCAAGCAGAAGACTCAAACGAAGCGGAGAAAAAGAGGTTTAA
- a CDS encoding nucleoside-diphosphate sugar epimerase/dehydratase, with product MEKRIYIIGAGFAGQTIADDIKRKKIFGKVNAFIDDSKDLIGTKIDGIPVLGPIAGVTSILNNSDLDEAIIAIPSAPTERIREIYETLTKNGFSHIKILPGISQVINGTAHLVQTREIDPLDVLGRTPIAISLKESLNYLRGKRVLITGAGGSIGSELSRQLLSGGAERLYLFGHGENSICQIYRELRLLQSEGVGEKATIVPIIGDMRCREYTDYIIKQTKCNVIFHCAAYKHVPMMEENQVSAIENNVYGTKNLLDAAIKHKVERFVLISTDKAVSPVSIYGVSKMLCEKLVLDAAKKTDGQSFMFVRFGNVLGSRGSLLPLFQNQIKTGGPVTITDKKMVRYFMTIPEACSLVLQTGGVGENGKSYLLDMGDPVKIIDLAEQIIRFSGLEPYKDIDVKIVGARKGERLVEPLWLKEENPVPTKYKKILELNNIEYDSDYLEKLLEEMKPICFYTPDREADFRNKEKLINILCENCKSLKDFYREIKNDNQKRTDLL from the coding sequence ATGGAAAAACGTATCTACATAATCGGAGCCGGTTTTGCAGGACAGACAATCGCCGATGATATAAAACGAAAAAAGATATTTGGGAAAGTCAACGCATTCATCGACGACAGCAAAGATTTGATTGGAACTAAAATAGATGGGATTCCCGTCTTAGGTCCAATAGCAGGCGTTACTTCTATATTAAATAATTCAGATTTAGACGAAGCCATAATTGCAATCCCTTCTGCCCCAACAGAACGCATTCGCGAGATTTATGAAACTCTGACAAAAAACGGTTTTTCTCACATCAAAATTTTGCCTGGAATAAGTCAGGTTATAAACGGAACAGCTCATCTTGTTCAAACTCGTGAGATTGACCCTCTTGATGTACTTGGACGAACACCAATTGCAATCTCATTGAAAGAGAGCCTCAACTACCTTAGAGGAAAAAGAGTTTTAATCACAGGAGCCGGCGGTTCAATCGGGTCGGAACTCTCTCGTCAGCTTCTCAGCGGAGGTGCTGAACGGCTTTATCTTTTTGGACACGGAGAAAACTCAATCTGCCAGATTTATCGTGAACTCCGTCTATTGCAGTCGGAAGGAGTCGGGGAAAAAGCGACAATTGTGCCTATCATCGGAGATATGCGCTGCCGCGAATACACAGATTATATAATAAAGCAGACAAAATGTAACGTTATTTTCCACTGCGCAGCTTACAAACATGTTCCAATGATGGAAGAAAATCAGGTTTCCGCAATTGAAAACAATGTATATGGTACGAAAAATCTCCTCGACGCAGCAATAAAACATAAAGTTGAACGATTTGTTCTGATTTCTACAGACAAAGCTGTGTCCCCAGTCAGTATCTATGGCGTTTCAAAAATGCTGTGTGAAAAGCTCGTGCTTGATGCCGCAAAAAAAACTGACGGACAATCGTTTATGTTTGTTCGTTTTGGAAATGTACTTGGCAGCCGAGGTTCACTTTTACCGCTGTTTCAGAATCAGATAAAAACCGGAGGACCTGTCACAATAACAGATAAAAAAATGGTACGCTACTTTATGACAATCCCTGAAGCGTGCTCTCTTGTTTTGCAGACAGGAGGTGTCGGAGAAAACGGAAAATCTTATCTGCTTGATATGGGTGACCCTGTAAAAATAATTGACCTTGCAGAGCAGATCATAAGGTTCAGCGGACTTGAACCTTATAAAGACATCGACGTTAAAATTGTTGGAGCGAGAAAAGGCGAACGCCTTGTAGAACCGCTTTGGCTCAAAGAAGAAAATCCTGTTCCGACAAAATACAAAAAGATTCTGGAATTAAACAACATCGAATATGATTCAGATTACCTTGAAAAACTGCTAGAAGAAATGAAACCTATCTGTTTTTATACACCCGACAGAGAAGCTGATTTTAGAAACAAGGAAAAGCTGATAAATATTTTATGTGAGAATTGCAAAAGCTTGAAAGATTTTTATCGAGAAATAAAAAACGATAATCAAAAACGAACAGATTTATTGTAA
- a CDS encoding DegT/DnrJ/EryC1/StrS aminotransferase family protein — protein MAEIKVPFHRASITKAEEDAVLEVLRSGWLTTGKYALEFEKKFSDAIKDSPEVSITRQKFGMDERQPLSLAVNSNTSGMILAMEACGVKEGTAVITTPYTFVSTAACARHLKADVFFADIEKDSYNIDPDKIEEILKKDMENGRKVRAIVPVHIAGNICNMKRIVELAKKYSTPENRIRVIEDAAHSFPSPTDVGYAGAIGDAGVFSFYVTKTITTAEGGMVCTRDECLAKRMTVMRMHGMDRTTWDRYTSPKASWEYDIVAPGYKFNLPDVLAALGVCQLERAKLFYEQRKRIVEMYNKSFADLDFITLPPDGQGNAWHLYLLRIKEDKLTINREEFAKKMQLAGIGISVHFIPIFHFTYWQKLYPDFTCENYPNAEKQYSQTISIPLFPDMTDQQAELVIDTVKKIGEENHK, from the coding sequence ATGGCAGAGATAAAAGTTCCATTTCACAGAGCATCGATTACAAAGGCAGAGGAAGATGCTGTCTTGGAAGTTCTCCGCTCAGGCTGGCTGACGACAGGAAAATATGCACTCGAATTTGAAAAAAAATTCAGCGATGCGATAAAAGACAGCCCTGAAGTTTCTATCACAAGGCAAAAATTTGGAATGGACGAAAGGCAACCTCTCTCGCTTGCAGTTAATTCAAACACATCAGGTATGATTCTTGCAATGGAAGCTTGCGGTGTAAAAGAAGGAACTGCCGTCATAACTACACCGTATACTTTTGTAAGCACAGCGGCATGTGCGCGTCACTTGAAAGCAGATGTTTTTTTTGCAGATATAGAAAAAGACAGTTACAACATAGATCCGGACAAAATAGAAGAAATCCTAAAAAAAGATATGGAAAACGGACGCAAAGTTCGTGCAATCGTTCCGGTTCATATTGCCGGAAATATCTGCAACATGAAACGCATCGTTGAGCTCGCAAAAAAATACAGCACGCCGGAAAATAGAATCAGAGTGATTGAAGATGCTGCACATTCGTTTCCATCTCCGACAGATGTTGGGTACGCTGGGGCTATCGGAGATGCCGGCGTTTTTTCATTTTACGTCACAAAAACTATAACGACAGCGGAAGGCGGAATGGTTTGCACTCGTGATGAATGTCTTGCAAAACGGATGACTGTGATGCGCATGCACGGAATGGACCGCACAACTTGGGATCGTTACACATCTCCAAAAGCCTCTTGGGAATACGACATCGTCGCTCCCGGCTATAAATTCAATTTACCTGATGTCTTGGCAGCGTTGGGTGTCTGCCAGCTGGAACGTGCAAAATTGTTTTATGAACAGCGAAAAAGAATCGTAGAGATGTACAACAAATCTTTTGCAGATTTAGACTTTATAACCCTTCCTCCTGACGGACAGGGAAATGCATGGCACCTTTATCTTCTTCGCATAAAAGAGGATAAGCTAACAATCAACCGTGAAGAATTTGCAAAAAAAATGCAACTAGCCGGGATTGGTATATCAGTTCATTTTATCCCGATTTTTCATTTTACTTACTGGCAAAAACTTTATCCTGATTTTACTTGTGAAAACTATCCGAATGCAGAAAAACAGTACAGCCAGACAATTTCAATTCCTCTGTTCCCGGATATGACAGATCAACAGGCTGAACTTGTAATAGATACTGTAAAAAAAATCGGTGAAGAAAATCATAAATAA
- a CDS encoding xanthine dehydrogenase family protein — translation MRAKKSEDKKNKRSLEASGFYSDFEKPDCLYAALVRSPAASGKIKDVTISSLPDGYYLYTHKNIPAAKSIQINKTTTKIFGYDRISYQGEPIGILFGPDEQEVQKLLSQVSVSFDIESLESALHNVINSKKKPTTNSTLNENDSKNNHNDAEVSDFVDLINDMPSLNDVLDKSRIEKAPTVEVASRIVKYGIYEKLSPEEADKKLFSEANENGTSRTISESSWQENFVIPKWQETEGAACYTDGEEIHIYVPSCWTYLTQTTIADVLGIAQNKIFIHKTKAAEIYRTGLSRTSQLAAQVAVASYLSKKPVKLVLSQREQEEYMGPGVITKFKYKTAVEPSGQIFAMRVDIDIDIGISNPFAQEITDRITLAATSYYKPQNLYVSTKTHTSKTPPTSVSIRSIDSQAFFAIENEMQKISSQTNVFPDELRLVNSIQNKKQSKISPFPFDIPIADVTDTIKTVIQKSDFNRKYASFQMEAADRVERSNKAFFALPLRGIGVATAYVPSEYNGKSFFYYDSKIEVTLTTDDKLIIHTIKPSSVVQEIWKNTAAEILQIEKNNIIIDSEFDIEELPETPEDSYSSIGVLNELLKKCCIDIQKKRFHQPLPISSKRGVQPSQRKKWNKDTFTGVPFSTTSFITTIVEVELDTYTYNEKIKGVWVCADCGEVFDEAAAKKTLRLEIQQELAMLVKGKSVSCDFIDITFTSSNNKSGQVGGLIHNSLPAAFSSALSLALTTQLTEIPCTEDLLFKLTKKRTKQENQGDRE, via the coding sequence ATGAGGGCAAAAAAAAGCGAAGATAAAAAAAACAAACGTTCTCTTGAAGCGTCCGGATTTTACAGCGATTTTGAAAAACCTGATTGTCTGTATGCAGCCCTTGTCCGCAGCCCGGCAGCATCAGGAAAAATAAAAGATGTTACAATTTCAAGTTTGCCTGACGGATATTATCTTTATACTCACAAAAATATTCCGGCTGCAAAATCGATTCAGATAAATAAGACGACGACTAAGATTTTTGGCTACGATAGAATTTCATATCAGGGAGAACCGATTGGAATTCTTTTTGGACCTGATGAACAGGAAGTTCAAAAATTGCTCAGTCAGGTTTCTGTAAGCTTTGACATTGAATCGCTTGAATCGGCACTTCACAACGTCATAAACAGCAAAAAAAAGCCCACAACAAATTCTACATTAAATGAAAATGACAGCAAAAATAATCACAACGATGCAGAAGTTTCCGATTTTGTAGATTTAATCAACGACATGCCGTCACTAAACGACGTGCTTGACAAATCTCGAATAGAAAAAGCACCGACTGTCGAAGTTGCTTCAAGAATCGTAAAATATGGAATTTATGAGAAGCTCTCACCTGAAGAAGCAGACAAAAAACTTTTTTCAGAGGCAAACGAAAACGGAACCTCCAGAACAATATCGGAAAGCTCTTGGCAGGAAAATTTTGTAATACCGAAGTGGCAGGAAACTGAAGGAGCTGCATGTTATACCGATGGAGAAGAAATTCATATTTATGTTCCTTCATGCTGGACATATCTGACGCAGACAACGATTGCAGATGTTCTTGGAATCGCGCAAAATAAAATTTTTATACATAAAACTAAGGCGGCGGAAATATATCGGACAGGATTGTCCAGAACATCACAACTCGCGGCGCAAGTTGCCGTTGCATCATATCTTTCAAAAAAGCCTGTAAAACTCGTGCTTTCACAAAGAGAACAAGAAGAATATATGGGGCCAGGAGTAATCACAAAGTTTAAATACAAAACAGCAGTTGAACCGAGCGGACAGATTTTTGCGATGCGCGTCGATATCGATATTGATATTGGAATTTCAAATCCGTTTGCTCAGGAAATCACAGACAGAATCACGCTAGCCGCAACGAGTTACTACAAACCTCAAAATCTTTACGTCTCTACAAAAACTCATACTTCAAAAACTCCGCCTACTTCGGTTTCAATTCGTTCTATAGACTCTCAGGCATTTTTTGCGATTGAAAATGAAATGCAAAAAATCAGCAGCCAGACAAATGTTTTTCCTGATGAACTGAGGCTTGTAAATTCTATTCAAAATAAAAAGCAGTCAAAAATATCTCCTTTTCCTTTTGATATTCCGATTGCAGACGTAACTGACACAATTAAGACTGTCATTCAAAAAAGCGATTTCAACAGAAAATACGCATCGTTTCAAATGGAAGCAGCTGACAGAGTTGAACGCAGCAACAAAGCGTTTTTTGCACTACCACTGCGAGGAATCGGCGTTGCAACTGCGTATGTCCCATCAGAATACAACGGAAAGTCATTTTTTTATTACGATTCTAAAATTGAAGTTACGCTCACAACTGATGATAAACTGATAATCCACACGATTAAACCGTCATCGGTTGTTCAGGAAATATGGAAAAATACGGCTGCCGAAATACTTCAGATTGAAAAAAACAATATAATCATCGATTCGGAATTTGATATTGAAGAATTGCCTGAAACTCCTGAAGATTCATACAGCTCGATTGGCGTGTTGAATGAACTTTTGAAAAAATGCTGCATCGATATTCAAAAGAAAAGGTTTCATCAACCGCTCCCGATCTCTTCAAAACGAGGTGTTCAGCCTAGTCAGCGAAAAAAATGGAACAAAGATACTTTCACCGGAGTTCCGTTTTCTACGACATCGTTTATAACAACAATTGTAGAAGTTGAGCTCGACACTTACACTTACAATGAAAAAATAAAAGGCGTTTGGGTTTGCGCAGACTGTGGGGAAGTTTTTGATGAAGCGGCTGCAAAAAAGACTCTGCGGCTCGAAATTCAACAGGAACTCGCAATGCTCGTAAAGGGAAAGTCTGTCTCATGCGATTTTATCGACATCACTTTCACATCTTCAAACAACAAATCCGGGCAAGTCGGAGGCTTGATTCACAATTCTCTTCCGGCGGCGTTTTCTTCTGCACTTTCACTAGCCCTCACCACGCAACTTACAGAAATTCCATGCACTGAAGATTTGCTTTTTAAACTTACTAAAAAACGAACAAAGCAAGAAAATCAAGGAGATCGAGAATGA